In Siniperca chuatsi isolate FFG_IHB_CAS linkage group LG16, ASM2008510v1, whole genome shotgun sequence, the following proteins share a genomic window:
- the mthfd1a gene encoding C-1-tetrahydrofolate synthase, cytoplasmic isoform X3, whose protein sequence is MWFSVDLSPVIRCVSGTQEGKQAAVQLHSFCLMTNLLIISSITQVGDRDDSNLYISTKLKAAAEIGIDVKHVRLPNTATQDEVLQSIMSVNENLSVHGLIVQLPLDSVKPIDTELITNAVSPEKDVDGLSCINAGKLSRGDLKDCFIPCTPNGCMELIRQTGVSVAGKHAVVIGRSKIVGAPMHDLLLWNHATVTTCHSKTPDLPEQVGRAEILVVGAGRAEMVRGEWVKEGAVVIDCGINHIPDETTASGKRVVGDVHYASANHRAGFITPVPGGVGPMTVAMLMEKPLEAVTHRRRFAPAVSSHVHTEREK, encoded by the exons ATGTGGTTTTCAGTGGACCTGTCGCCTGTGATCAGGTGTGTTTCAGGTACACAGGAAGGGAAACAGGCTGCGGTTCAGCTGCATTCCTTCTGTCTGATGACAAACCTGTTGATTATCAGCAGCATCACTCAG GTGGGAGACAGAGACGACTCCAACCTGTACATCAGCACCAAACTGAAGGCAGCAGCCGAG ATTGGAATCGATGTGAAACACGTGCGGCTGCCGAACACAGCGACGCAGGACGAG GTCCTGCAGAGCATCATGTCTGTCAACGAGAACCTGTCTGTCCACGGTCTGATCGTCCAGCTGCCTCTGGACTCCGTGAAGCCCATCGACACCGAACTCATCACCAACGCCGTCTCTCCAGAGAAAGACGTGGACGG tctgaGCTGCATTAATGCAGGGAAGTTGTCTCGAGGTGATCTGAAGGACTGTTTCATCCCCTGTACCCCCAACGGCTGCATGGAGCtcatcagacagacag GCGTGTCCGTGGCAGGGAAACATGCAGTTGTGATTGGTCGCAGTAAAATCGTCGGCGCGCCGATGCATGACCTGCTGCTGTGGAACCACGCTACTGTGACCACCTGCCACTCAAAGACACCCGACCTACCTGAACAG GTGGGCCGGGCTGAGATCCTGGTGGTGGGGGCGGGGAGAGCAGAAATGGTGAGAGGAGAGTGGGTGAAGGAGGGAGCTGTGGTCATCGACTGTGGGATCAACCACATACCAG ATGAGACGACGGCGAGCGGCAAACGGGTCGTCGGAGACGTCCACTACgcctcagccaatcacagagcaggCTTCATCACACCTGTTCCCGGAGGGGTGGGGCCGATGACGGTGGCCATGCTGATGGAG AAACCACTTGAGGCCGTTACACACCGGAGGCGCTTTGCTCCTGCGGTTAGTTCACACGTTCACACAGAGCGCGAAAAATAA
- the mthfd1a gene encoding C-1-tetrahydrofolate synthase, cytoplasmic isoform X1, protein MSADARSPALSLSVMFSLAALPLRLGASCCQGSRRSVATVVSGNKASKLVREKLTKEVEKMKSEFSGFRPSLVVLQVGDRDDSNLYISTKLKAAAEIGIDVKHVRLPNTATQDEVLQSIMSVNENLSVHGLIVQLPLDSVKPIDTELITNAVSPEKDVDGLSCINAGKLSRGDLKDCFIPCTPNGCMELIRQTGVSVAGKHAVVIGRSKIVGAPMHDLLLWNHATVTTCHSKTPDLPEQVGRAEILVVGAGRAEMVRGEWVKEGAVVIDCGINHIPDETTASGKRVVGDVHYASANHRAGFITPVPGGVGPMTVAMLMEKPLEAVTHRRRFAPAVSSHVHTEREK, encoded by the exons ATGTCTGCTGATGCTCGCTCGcccgccctctctctctctgtcatgttTTCCTTGGCCGCCCTCCCGCTGCGTCTCGGCGCTTCTTGTTGCCAAGGAAGCAGGCGTTCCGTAGCAACCGTCGTCTCTGGTAACAAGGCGTCCAA gttGGTGAGGGAGAAGCTGACGAAGGAGGTGGAGAAGATGAAGAGTGAGTTCTCAGGGTTCAGACCGAGTCTGGTCGTCTTACAG GTGGGAGACAGAGACGACTCCAACCTGTACATCAGCACCAAACTGAAGGCAGCAGCCGAG ATTGGAATCGATGTGAAACACGTGCGGCTGCCGAACACAGCGACGCAGGACGAG GTCCTGCAGAGCATCATGTCTGTCAACGAGAACCTGTCTGTCCACGGTCTGATCGTCCAGCTGCCTCTGGACTCCGTGAAGCCCATCGACACCGAACTCATCACCAACGCCGTCTCTCCAGAGAAAGACGTGGACGG tctgaGCTGCATTAATGCAGGGAAGTTGTCTCGAGGTGATCTGAAGGACTGTTTCATCCCCTGTACCCCCAACGGCTGCATGGAGCtcatcagacagacag GCGTGTCCGTGGCAGGGAAACATGCAGTTGTGATTGGTCGCAGTAAAATCGTCGGCGCGCCGATGCATGACCTGCTGCTGTGGAACCACGCTACTGTGACCACCTGCCACTCAAAGACACCCGACCTACCTGAACAG GTGGGCCGGGCTGAGATCCTGGTGGTGGGGGCGGGGAGAGCAGAAATGGTGAGAGGAGAGTGGGTGAAGGAGGGAGCTGTGGTCATCGACTGTGGGATCAACCACATACCAG ATGAGACGACGGCGAGCGGCAAACGGGTCGTCGGAGACGTCCACTACgcctcagccaatcacagagcaggCTTCATCACACCTGTTCCCGGAGGGGTGGGGCCGATGACGGTGGCCATGCTGATGGAG AAACCACTTGAGGCCGTTACACACCGGAGGCGCTTTGCTCCTGCGGTTAGTTCACACGTTCACACAGAGCGCGAAAAATAA
- the mthfd1a gene encoding C-1-tetrahydrofolate synthase, cytoplasmic isoform X2 — protein sequence MSADARSPALSLSVMFSLAALPLRLGASCCQGSRRSVATVVSGNKASKLVREKLTKEVEKMKSEFSGFRPSLVVLQVGDRDDSNLYISTKLKAAAEIGIDVKHVRLPNTATQDEVLQSIMSVNENLSVHGLIVQLPLDSVKPIDTELITNAVSPEKDVDGLSCINAGKLSRGDLKDCFIPCTPNGCMELIRQTGVSVAGKHAVVIGRSKIVGAPMHDLLLWNHATVTTCHSKTPDLPEQVGRAEILVVGAGRAEMVRGEWVKEGAVVIDCGINHIPDETTASGKRVVGDVHYASANHRAGFITPVPGGVGPMTVAMLMENTVQSAQRFLLQNQLRR from the exons ATGTCTGCTGATGCTCGCTCGcccgccctctctctctctgtcatgttTTCCTTGGCCGCCCTCCCGCTGCGTCTCGGCGCTTCTTGTTGCCAAGGAAGCAGGCGTTCCGTAGCAACCGTCGTCTCTGGTAACAAGGCGTCCAA gttGGTGAGGGAGAAGCTGACGAAGGAGGTGGAGAAGATGAAGAGTGAGTTCTCAGGGTTCAGACCGAGTCTGGTCGTCTTACAG GTGGGAGACAGAGACGACTCCAACCTGTACATCAGCACCAAACTGAAGGCAGCAGCCGAG ATTGGAATCGATGTGAAACACGTGCGGCTGCCGAACACAGCGACGCAGGACGAG GTCCTGCAGAGCATCATGTCTGTCAACGAGAACCTGTCTGTCCACGGTCTGATCGTCCAGCTGCCTCTGGACTCCGTGAAGCCCATCGACACCGAACTCATCACCAACGCCGTCTCTCCAGAGAAAGACGTGGACGG tctgaGCTGCATTAATGCAGGGAAGTTGTCTCGAGGTGATCTGAAGGACTGTTTCATCCCCTGTACCCCCAACGGCTGCATGGAGCtcatcagacagacag GCGTGTCCGTGGCAGGGAAACATGCAGTTGTGATTGGTCGCAGTAAAATCGTCGGCGCGCCGATGCATGACCTGCTGCTGTGGAACCACGCTACTGTGACCACCTGCCACTCAAAGACACCCGACCTACCTGAACAG GTGGGCCGGGCTGAGATCCTGGTGGTGGGGGCGGGGAGAGCAGAAATGGTGAGAGGAGAGTGGGTGAAGGAGGGAGCTGTGGTCATCGACTGTGGGATCAACCACATACCAG ATGAGACGACGGCGAGCGGCAAACGGGTCGTCGGAGACGTCCACTACgcctcagccaatcacagagcaggCTTCATCACACCTGTTCCCGGAGGGGTGGGGCCGATGACGGTGGCCATGCTGATGGAG AACACGGTGCAGAGCGCTCAGCGTTTCCTCCTGCAGAATCAGCTGAGGAGgtga
- the mthfd1a gene encoding C-1-tetrahydrofolate synthase, cytoplasmic isoform X4, with protein MRPVGELILGLCVSRLVREKLTKEVEKMKSEFSGFRPSLVVLQVGDRDDSNLYISTKLKAAAEIGIDVKHVRLPNTATQDEVLQSIMSVNENLSVHGLIVQLPLDSVKPIDTELITNAVSPEKDVDGLSCINAGKLSRGDLKDCFIPCTPNGCMELIRQTGVSVAGKHAVVIGRSKIVGAPMHDLLLWNHATVTTCHSKTPDLPEQVGRAEILVVGAGRAEMVRGEWVKEGAVVIDCGINHIPDETTASGKRVVGDVHYASANHRAGFITPVPGGVGPMTVAMLMEKPLEAVTHRRRFAPAVSSHVHTEREK; from the exons ATGAGACCTGTTGGAGAACTGATCCTGGgtctgtgtgtgagcaggttGGTGAGGGAGAAGCTGACGAAGGAGGTGGAGAAGATGAAGAGTGAGTTCTCAGGGTTCAGACCGAGTCTGGTCGTCTTACAG GTGGGAGACAGAGACGACTCCAACCTGTACATCAGCACCAAACTGAAGGCAGCAGCCGAG ATTGGAATCGATGTGAAACACGTGCGGCTGCCGAACACAGCGACGCAGGACGAG GTCCTGCAGAGCATCATGTCTGTCAACGAGAACCTGTCTGTCCACGGTCTGATCGTCCAGCTGCCTCTGGACTCCGTGAAGCCCATCGACACCGAACTCATCACCAACGCCGTCTCTCCAGAGAAAGACGTGGACGG tctgaGCTGCATTAATGCAGGGAAGTTGTCTCGAGGTGATCTGAAGGACTGTTTCATCCCCTGTACCCCCAACGGCTGCATGGAGCtcatcagacagacag GCGTGTCCGTGGCAGGGAAACATGCAGTTGTGATTGGTCGCAGTAAAATCGTCGGCGCGCCGATGCATGACCTGCTGCTGTGGAACCACGCTACTGTGACCACCTGCCACTCAAAGACACCCGACCTACCTGAACAG GTGGGCCGGGCTGAGATCCTGGTGGTGGGGGCGGGGAGAGCAGAAATGGTGAGAGGAGAGTGGGTGAAGGAGGGAGCTGTGGTCATCGACTGTGGGATCAACCACATACCAG ATGAGACGACGGCGAGCGGCAAACGGGTCGTCGGAGACGTCCACTACgcctcagccaatcacagagcaggCTTCATCACACCTGTTCCCGGAGGGGTGGGGCCGATGACGGTGGCCATGCTGATGGAG AAACCACTTGAGGCCGTTACACACCGGAGGCGCTTTGCTCCTGCGGTTAGTTCACACGTTCACACAGAGCGCGAAAAATAA
- the LOC122862656 gene encoding uncharacterized protein LOC122862656 translates to MATEDEENVRRAEKFTLKRKLTGPPRLLLGKTRTRSVGEDRPEAQTNKDKTENTGGDESSLKYCDSITAELTETAIVVEGSRGRCGAAGEDDDITNRKVNRRRWWRRFSPAVVCNRKQKKDVEESSEKQQSDGAVPPEGALQETDAALLHNTNTEEENSKGKRRFNARTWPTFKRFLTSPDVRQTHKQTRDFAENDGVEPLMTFRKKLRNVFTKGGKKRSSGFRLENMEDTRKREEPPRSSEAHEDEPTGLHGDVTVGSLEVVTAEMSVQPTEQRAAAESLDETPAEDLVCDTNVTEEDSTDAVGGSETIQSDTNNVPVKDAIEVVFSAKDEVSTEVVLDAGDPPSSSTTSPQDASELHREEKTAETSSQSPQPSTDGPSIRIELVPPDDVTHEDEEEDEECWEGSSSSANHNHLLRLLGFDHSERQLVQTACSLVRAAMSAAVDQLTREQQSESDCVHRESQGCRDHA, encoded by the coding sequence ATGGCGACGGAGGATGAAGAGAACGTCCGACGAGCAGAGAAATTCACTTTAAAGAGGAAGCTGACGGGTCCTCCCAGGCTGCTGCTGGGAAAAACCAGGACCAGGAGCGTGGGGGAGGACAGACCTGAGGCTCAGACtaacaaagacaagacagaaaaCACCGGCGGGGATGAATCCTCACTGAAATACTGTGATAGTATTACTGCTGAGCTGACAGAAACGGCCATCGTCGTCGAGGGCTCCAGGGGGCGCTGTGGAGCTGCAGGTGAGGACGATGACATCACAAACAGGAAGGTAAACAGACGCAGGTGGTGGAGAAGATTCTCACCTGCTGTTGTTTGTAACAGGAAGCAAAAGAAGGACGTTGAGGAAAGTTCGGAGAAGCAGCAAAGTGACGGTGCTGTTCCACCAGAGGGGGCGCTGCAGGAGACAGACGCAGCTTTACtacataacacaaacacagaagaagaaaactctAAAGGGAAGAGGAGGTTTAACGCGAGGACATGGCCGACGTTCAAAAGGTTCCTGACTTCGCCCGACGTTCGACAAACTCACAAACAGACGAGAGATTTCGCGGAGAACGACGGCGTCGAACCTTTGATGACCTTCCGGAAAAAACTGCGAAATGTTTTCAccaaaggaggaaagaaaagatcGTCTGGTTTCCGTCTGGAAAACATGGAGGACACGAGGAAGCGCGAGGAGCCGCCACGTTCATCTGAAGCTCACGAAGACGAACCCACCGGACTCCACGGTGACGTGACTGTCGGGAGTCTGGAGGTTGTGACGGCCGAGATGAGCGTCCAGCCGACGGAGCAgcgagctgcagcagagagtcTAGACGAAACACCAGCAGAAGACCTGGTTTGTGACACCAACGTCACCGAGGAGGATTCGACGGACGCTGTAGGCGGATCAGAAACAATCCAATCAGACACAAACAACGTTCCTGTAAAAGATGCAATAGAGGTTGTATTTTCCGCGAAAGACGAGGTTTCCACCGAAGTCGTCCTGGACGCTGGTGATCCGCCTTCGTCCTCAACCACGTCTCCCCAGGACGCCTCGGAGCTTCACCGCGAGGAGAAGACGGCTGAAACTAGCTCACAGTCCCCTCAGCCATCGACTGACGGACCCTCCATCCGGATCGAGCTGGTTCCCCCAGACGACGTGACTcatgaggatgaagaggaggacgaAGAGTGTTGGGAGGGCAGTTCCTCCTCAGCGAACCACAACcacctcctccgcctcctcggCTTCGACCACAGCGAGCGGCAGCTGGTTCAGACGGCTTGCTCTCTGGTCCGAGCCGCCATGAGCGCCGCCGTGGATCAGCTGACCAGAGAACAGCAGAGCGAGTCAGACTGCGTCCACAGAGAGTCGCAGGGCTGCAGAGATCACGCCTGA
- the zbtb25 gene encoding LOW QUALITY PROTEIN: zinc finger and BTB domain-containing protein 25 (The sequence of the model RefSeq protein was modified relative to this genomic sequence to represent the inferred CDS: inserted 1 base in 1 codon), producing the protein MEVSSHSLFLLQQLNVQREFGFLCDCTVAIGNVYFKAHRAVLAAFSNYFKMIFIHQSSECIKIQPTDIQPDVFSYLLHIMYTGMCPKQPVDQSRLQEGIKFLHAYQLCRKPGEGTADAAADVVRMSNLYGIQISSQLANKEAPGVPKSTTVSCGAPEDGRSSGRGGRSHSQLSLTVGLEGIPSDRQASALRNVCSVASGDDSDISTRIKQERLEEEEGEDGEGXGGAGVGSPSPAQGSSPSQGLLFKDRALVLLCPRCGERCSSPEGLREHLFSHALDPTRLMEGLSQGGELDAGVEEGPPGAQEQLDAGCLEEALRQSQALANQLAAELRRSRGGGGGGGGGSSPTPAVLHSRKRKITCAVCSLRFSHKSQLQEHMYTHTGKPSRYHRYNRLCSQLFQASAHFCEGAAEPGAGGGAGGPASAGTAALSEEANRDTQDNGSSCYSLDSEVSQESVDGVPVE; encoded by the exons ATGGAGGTGTCGTCTCACAGcctcttcctgctgcagcagctcaacGTTCAGAGAGAGTTCGGCTTCCTGTGCGACTGCACCGTCGCCATCGGAAACGTCTACTTTAAAGCTCACCGAGCCGTGCTGGCCGCCTTCTCTAACTACTTCAAGATGATCTTCATCCACCAGTCCAG CGAGTGTATAAAGATCCAGCCCACAGACATCCAGCCGGACGTCTTCAGCTACCTGCTGCACATCATGTACACCGGCATGTGTCCCAAACAGCCGGTGGACCAGAGCCGGCTCCAGGAAGGCATCAAGTTCCTTCACGCCTACCAGCTGTGCCGGAAACCCGGCGAGGGAACCGCCGACGCCGCCGCAGACGTGGTCCGCATGTCCAACCTGTACGGCATCCAGATCTCCTCCCAGCTGGCCAACAAGGAGGCGCCCGGAGTCCCCAAGTCCACCACGGTGTCCTGCGGGGCCCCCGAGGATGGACGCTCCTCCGGCCGGGGGGGACGGTCCCACTCCCAGCTGTCCCTCACTGTCGGACTGGAGGGGATCCCGTCAGACCGCCAGGCTTCGGCGCTGCGCAACGTCTGCTCCGTGGCGTCCGGAGACGACTCGGACATCTCGACTCGCATCAAGCAGGAGcggttggaggaggaggagggggaggatggCGAGG GAGGAGGGGCAGGGGTGGGGTCTCCATCTCCGGCTCAGGGTAGCAGTCCCAGTCAGGGCCTCCTGTTCAAAGACCGGGCCCTGGTCCTGCTGTGTCCCCGCTGTGGAGAGCGCTGCTCCTCCCCCGAGGGCCTGCGGGAGCACCTGTTCAGCCACGCCCTCGACCCCACCCGCCTGATGGAGGGGCTGTCGCAGGGCGGCGAGCTGGACGCCGGCGTGGAGGAGGGGCCGCCAGGGGCCCAGGAGCAGCTGGACGCAGGCTGTCTGGAGGAGGCACTGAGACAGAGCCAGGCTCTCGCTAACCAGCTGGCTgcagagctgaggaggagcaggggcgGAGGGGGGGgcggaggaggggggagcagccCCACCCCCGCCGTCCTGCACTCACGTAAACGCAAGATCACCTGCGCCGTCTGCAGCCTGCGCTTCTCCCACAAGAGCCAGCTGCAGGAGCACATGTACACCCACACCGGCAAACCGTCCCGCTACCACCGCTACAACCGCCTCTGCAGCCAGCTCTTCCAGGCCTCCGCCCACTTCTGCGAGGGCGCGGCGGAGCCCGGGGCAGGGGGCGGGGCCGGGGGCCCGGCCTCGGCCGGCACCGCCGCGCTCTCTGAGGAGGCCAACAGGGACACTCAGGACAACGGCAGCTCCTGCTACTCCCTGGACTCTGAGGTCTCCCAGGAGAGCGTGGACGGCGTGCCCGTCGAGTGA
- the zbtb1 gene encoding zinc finger and BTB domain-containing protein 1, giving the protein MARPSHSDHVLQQLNNQREWGFLCDCLIAIGDIYFRAHKAVLAACSSYFRMMFIRDQQGAGRLDLSNMQISAECFDLILQLMYLGRIVVGSYEFEELKASMAYLQMYYIPDSLEDLRDIRSSNLTPSSSASSSSSSSTGPAAGKMMFGVRMFEQQRPAAPEAEHLPKAVSSSAGRPAVPATASRPVVAEEVVNIPLIVAPPVADGGVEQPCDLRKRSSGRSSTLKDRPRFGRTYTCDDCGFVFSCEKLLIEHILTCTNRKAFHPARGNVEGDNDSSKAESSASESIEEHRVTCKGEEDWPEAKADSDLPIRSVAAGTESEPGLTRSISIKAEPEESIFPEIEVVRIGEHTARDCSARFSDATHKDSRREKAGSDREPEPGVSGMDNSSEPFEGHMSSSEDSGIPAKLRKVKEEKQDADCAPCELCGALLTEEDKSAHYLSNHMGHICACGRCGQVLIKGRQLQEHAERCGESQGGESDSHGEDEASLLEEPQGMEEGLLEAADLACSHCGLLFQNESLALEHALSCHDQELFRPVLLGESGEPDHRRKHFCSICGKGFYQRCHLREHYTVHTKEKQFTCQTCGKQFLRERQLRLHTDMHKGMARYVCPVCDQGTFLKHDHVRHMISHLSAGETICQVCFQIFPGGEQLEKHMDVHLYICGVCGEKFRLRKDMRSHYNSKHTKRL; this is encoded by the coding sequence ATGGCGAGGCCGAGCCACAGCGATCATGTCCTCCAGCAGCTCAACAACCAGCGGGAGTGGGGCTTCCTGTGCGACTGCCTCATCGCCATCGGTGACATCTACTTCAGGGCGCACAAGGCCGTCCTGGCGGCCTGCAGCTCTTACTTCAGGATGATGTTCATCCGGGACCAGCAAGGGGCGGGCCGCCTGGACCTCAGCAACATGCAGATCAGCGCCGAGTGCTTCGACCTCATCCTGCAGCTCATGTACCTCGGACGCATCGTCGTGGGGAGCTACGAGTTTGAGGAGCTCAAGGCCTCCATGGCGTACCTTCAGATGTACTACATCCCCGACTCGCTGGAGGATCTCAGGGACATCAGGAGCTCCAACCTCACCCCgtcctcctcagcctcctcctcctccagttccTCCACCGGCCCTGCTGCGGGGAAGATGATGTTTGGAGTCCGCATGTTCGAGCAGCAGAGGCCTGCTGCACCGGAAGCTGAGCATTTACCGAAAGCTGTCAGCAGCAGCGCCGGGCGTCCAGCTGTACCAGCGACCGCCAGCAGACCGGTGGTGGCAGAGGAGGTGGTGAACATTCCTCTGATAGTGGCACCACCAGTGGCGGACGGGGGAGTCGAGCAACCCTGTGATTTGAGAAAGAGGTCCAGCGGCAGGAGTTCGACTCTCAAAGACCGTCCTCGGTTCGGCCGCACCTACACCTGCGACGACTGTGGCTTCGTCTTCAGCTGCGAGAAGCTTCTAATCGAACACATCCTGACCTGCACCAACCGCAAGGCCTTTCACCCGGCAAGAGGTAACGTGGAAGGTGACAATGACTCCAGTAAAGCTGAGAGCTCCGCCTCTGAGAGCATAGAGGAACACAGGGTCACCTGTAAAGGCGAGGAGGACTGGCCTGAGGCCAAGGCCGACTCTGACCTCCCCATCAGGTCGGTGGCAGCCGGAACAGAAAGCGAGCCTGGGTTGACCAGGAGTATCTCCATCAAGGCAGAACCAGAAGAAAGCATATTCCCTGAGATAGAGGTGGTCCGGATCGGTGAGCACACCGCGAGAGACTGTAGCGCACGATTCAGTGACGCCACACATAAAGACTCGCGTAGGGAAAAAGCCGGTTCGGACCGTGAACCAGAGCCCGGCGTCTCAGGCATGGATAACAGCAGTGAGCCTTTCGAAGGCCACATGTCCAGCAGTGAAGATTCAGGAATCCCTGCAAAGCTTCGTAAGGTCAAAGAGGAGAAGCAGGATGCCGACTGTGCCCCCTGTGAACTCTGTGGTGCTCTGTTAACAGAGGAGGACAAGTCGGCCCACTATCTGTCCAACCACATGGGCCATATATGTGCCTGTGGGAGGTGTGGCCAGGTGCTGATCAAAGGCCGCCAGCTCCAGGAGCACGCAGAGCGCTGCGGCGAATCCCAAGGCGGCGAGTCGGATTCCCACGGGGAGGACGAGGCGTCCCTGCTGGAGGAGCCGCAGGGGATGGAGGAGGGCCTGCTGGAGGCGGCCGACCTGGCCTGCTCTCACTGCGGTCTGCTGTTCCAGAACGAGAGCCTGGCGCTGGAACACGCCTTGTCGTGCCACGACCAGGAGCTGTTCCGCCCGGTGCTGCTGGGAGAGAGCGGGGAACCGGACCACCGCCGCAAACACTTCTGCAGCATCTGCGGCAAAGGCTTCTACCAGCGCTGCCACCTGCGGGAGCACTACACCGTCCACACCAAGGAGAAGCAGTTCACCTGCCAGACCTGCGGGAAGCAGTTCCTGCGGGAGCGCCAGCTCAGGCTGCACACCGACATGCACAAAGGCATGGCGCGCTACGTGTGTCCGGTCTGCGACCAGGGAACCTTCCTCAAACATGACCACGTCCGCCACATGATCTCCCACCTGTCGGCCGGGGAGACCATCTGCCAGGTGTGCTTCCAGATCTTCCCCGGCGGAGAACAGCTGGAGAAACACATGGACGTCCACCTGTACATCTGTGGCGTCTGTGGAGAGAAGTTCCGCCTCCGTAAAGACATGAGGAGCCACTATAACTCCAAGCACACCAAGAGACTATAG